A region of Reichenbachiella carrageenanivorans DNA encodes the following proteins:
- a CDS encoding M20/M25/M40 family metallo-hydrolase yields the protein MQSTDVALLKTLCGIFAPSGNESSLTTYLIDYVNEHKATWKVQPELIYGDEFQDCLILKFGQPKTAIFAHLDSIGFTVRYENQLVPIGGPETETGYILVGQDSMGPIECKLKDEDGHLFYDFGRGIESGTDLVFKSDFRETKDYVQSCYMDNRLGVYNALKVAETLENGLIIFSCWEEHGGGTVPFLCKWMYENHQIKQALVSDITWITEGVTHGNGVAISLRDMSIPRREYVDKIVALADASGINYQIEVERSGGSDGREIQLSPYPIDWCFVGAPEDNVHSPDEIVHKADIDAMVSLYQYLMKNL from the coding sequence ATGCAATCTACTGATGTAGCATTACTAAAAACGCTATGTGGCATATTTGCCCCTTCGGGCAATGAGTCGAGTCTAACCACCTATCTCATAGACTATGTAAATGAGCACAAGGCCACATGGAAAGTACAACCAGAGCTGATCTATGGCGATGAATTTCAAGATTGTCTAATATTGAAATTTGGCCAGCCGAAAACAGCCATCTTTGCACACTTAGATTCTATTGGATTCACCGTGCGCTACGAAAATCAGCTCGTACCTATTGGTGGCCCCGAAACAGAAACAGGCTATATACTCGTAGGTCAAGATAGTATGGGGCCCATTGAGTGCAAACTAAAAGATGAAGACGGGCATCTATTTTATGATTTTGGTCGTGGCATAGAGTCGGGTACAGATTTGGTATTCAAATCTGATTTTAGGGAAACCAAAGACTATGTACAATCCTGCTATATGGACAATCGACTGGGTGTGTACAACGCTCTGAAAGTAGCCGAAACACTAGAAAATGGCCTTATCATATTCTCTTGCTGGGAAGAGCATGGCGGTGGCACCGTACCATTTCTGTGCAAATGGATGTATGAAAATCATCAAATCAAACAAGCACTAGTTTCCGATATTACCTGGATCACAGAAGGGGTCACTCATGGCAATGGCGTAGCGATTTCGCTCAGAGACATGAGCATCCCTCGACGAGAATATGTAGATAAAATAGTAGCTTTAGCAGATGCCTCTGGTATAAACTATCAAATCGAAGTAGAGCGAAGTGGTGGTAGCGATGGTCGAGAGATTCAGCTTTCTCCCTATCCGATCGACTGGTGCTTTGTAGGTGCTCCCGAGGATAATGTGCACTCGCCAGACGAAATCGTACACAAGGCTGACATCGATGCCATGGTAAGCCTATACCAATACTTGATGAAAAACCTATGA
- a CDS encoding LysR family transcriptional regulator has product MELRHLKLVREVADKGSLTKAMENLYLSQSALSHQLKEIETHLGAQLFHRVNKKLILTGAGQIMLDSANKILREIDKAEDAVKKYVNGERGLVRLATQCYTCYHWLPTLMIDFNKEFPKVDIEIFPGITENPAKLILDGELDLAVTSDHDNHPSLTYTELFRDEMMAIVPVGHPWTKQPYVTAEDFRDQNVFIHSYPLESVTLFNQVLMPEGVKPKKVMPIQVTDAVLQMIKAGLGVQVMASWMVKPYLSENNLELVPVTKKGLYRTWYAAHLNQPDAPVYINNFIEHLRCNIGGVCACEEGDC; this is encoded by the coding sequence ATGGAACTACGTCATCTCAAACTGGTAAGGGAAGTCGCCGACAAAGGCAGCCTAACCAAAGCCATGGAAAACCTCTACCTCTCTCAGTCTGCGCTCAGCCATCAGCTTAAAGAAATAGAGACGCACTTGGGTGCTCAGCTTTTTCATAGAGTAAACAAAAAACTGATCCTGACTGGTGCTGGTCAAATTATGCTCGATTCTGCCAATAAAATTTTACGAGAAATAGACAAAGCAGAAGATGCCGTAAAAAAATATGTGAACGGTGAACGCGGATTGGTTCGACTCGCCACGCAGTGCTACACCTGCTACCACTGGCTACCTACTTTGATGATCGATTTCAACAAAGAATTCCCAAAAGTGGATATTGAAATCTTTCCAGGCATTACCGAAAATCCCGCAAAACTCATCCTCGATGGTGAACTAGATCTAGCCGTAACAAGCGACCACGACAACCATCCATCGCTGACCTACACAGAACTGTTTAGAGACGAAATGATGGCCATTGTGCCTGTGGGTCACCCCTGGACAAAGCAACCGTATGTAACAGCCGAAGATTTTCGTGATCAAAATGTTTTCATCCATTCCTATCCGCTCGAATCCGTGACCCTGTTCAATCAAGTATTGATGCCAGAAGGAGTCAAGCCCAAAAAAGTAATGCCTATACAAGTCACCGATGCCGTACTACAAATGATCAAGGCAGGACTAGGCGTACAAGTAATGGCTAGCTGGATGGTAAAGCCCTATCTGTCAGAAAACAATTTAGAACTTGTACCCGTGACTAAAAAAGGACTGTATCGGACTTGGTATGCAGCCCACCTAAATCAGCCCGACGCACCAGTATACATCAACAATTTTATTGAACACCTCCGGTGCAATATTGGCGGCGTGTGCGCCTGCGAAGAGGGAGACTGCTAA
- a CDS encoding T9SS type A sorting domain-containing protein, with the protein MRKIMLSALAVLVGISASAQCPSSNTITAHETVGGCTHPASLTVRNASTLTVSDDLTISGNLTLGQNSGSHSAIITINSGKTLTITGNLIAGYHAGTILINGGGTLNVSGNFSSDVRTSTSFTFSNVTVSVNNVSTTRSVNGEHSSLNLLNNTNLTITQGGYLNNNQSTLTIRNSTLTLTSGDFLNDYQSTSIVREGGYINVLDGDFLTENESSLTIGIGSEAGEVYVNGNFNNDFRAGVTVNENGELNVTGDFNNGVNPSGSTANEGNLIINGGSLDVGNDLNNRYGSDIQLSDNGTISVVNNVVNEQNSVIDINEGTFSYGETLYDNEYSGGVNSPSGDLACDDGCCGSGCASLPVTLLSFDAQVSLDHVQVSWKTATELNNDHFNVYRSVDGVDFELIAWEQGNGTTSEQKTYEIKDYPSQKGVYYYQLEQVDYDGQNEIFPMKQVDFNVGQSSALTLYPMPLVAGDAFYLALPQTTEGEVVAKIYDMTGSLNQELPYVTESGRIRFETAALGLSSGVYVVQIALGNAQYAQRISVQ; encoded by the coding sequence ATGAGAAAAATTATGTTATCCGCGTTAGCGGTGTTGGTTGGAATAAGCGCGTCTGCGCAGTGCCCATCTAGTAATACGATTACAGCACATGAAACAGTCGGAGGGTGTACTCATCCAGCTAGCTTAACGGTTAGAAATGCATCTACGCTAACGGTATCAGACGATCTCACCATTTCTGGCAATTTGACTTTAGGTCAAAATAGTGGCTCACATTCTGCGATCATTACCATCAATTCTGGCAAAACACTTACGATTACAGGCAATCTAATTGCAGGATATCATGCAGGTACCATTTTGATAAATGGAGGGGGAACGTTGAATGTAAGTGGTAACTTCTCTAGTGACGTGAGAACATCTACCTCTTTTACTTTTTCTAATGTTACAGTATCGGTCAATAATGTGTCTACTACGAGGTCGGTCAATGGGGAGCATTCAAGTCTTAATTTATTAAATAATACGAACCTGACGATAACACAAGGAGGCTATCTTAACAATAATCAGTCTACCCTTACGATACGCAATTCGACGCTCACGTTGACAAGCGGAGATTTTCTTAATGATTACCAATCCACTTCTATAGTGAGAGAGGGAGGCTACATCAATGTGTTAGATGGCGATTTCTTAACGGAAAATGAATCCAGCCTTACGATTGGCATTGGTTCAGAAGCGGGAGAAGTATATGTAAATGGTAATTTCAATAATGATTTTCGTGCAGGAGTAACTGTGAATGAAAACGGAGAACTGAATGTAACGGGGGATTTCAATAATGGAGTGAATCCGAGTGGATCTACTGCCAACGAAGGAAATTTGATTATTAATGGAGGGTCTTTAGATGTTGGTAATGATTTAAATAATAGGTACGGAAGTGATATTCAGCTTTCTGATAACGGAACTATATCTGTAGTAAACAATGTAGTAAATGAGCAAAATTCAGTAATAGATATTAATGAGGGCACATTTTCTTATGGAGAGACCTTGTATGATAATGAATATTCAGGAGGGGTCAATTCTCCGTCAGGAGATTTGGCTTGTGACGATGGCTGCTGTGGCAGTGGATGTGCTTCTCTTCCAGTTACTCTCCTTTCTTTCGATGCTCAAGTGTCGCTAGACCACGTACAGGTATCATGGAAAACAGCTACAGAGCTGAACAATGATCATTTCAATGTGTACAGATCTGTAGATGGTGTAGATTTTGAACTCATTGCCTGGGAGCAAGGAAACGGTACTACGTCTGAGCAAAAGACGTATGAGATAAAAGATTATCCTTCGCAGAAAGGAGTTTACTACTACCAGCTTGAGCAGGTAGATTATGATGGACAAAATGAAATTTTCCCTATGAAGCAGGTTGATTTTAATGTGGGTCAGTCCTCTGCTCTAACGCTCTATCCGATGCCGTTAGTAGCTGGAGATGCTTTCTATTTGGCACTGCCTCAGACTACCGAAGGTGAGGTAGTAGCTAAAATCTACGACATGACGGGTAGCCTCAATCAAGAACTACCATACGTGACCGAATCAGGAAGAATCAGGTTTGAGACGGCTGCTCTAGGGTTGTCTTCTGGCGTATATGTAGTGCAGATTGCCTTGGGCAATGCACAGTATGCACAACGAATCAGTGTGCAGTAA
- the polA gene encoding DNA polymerase I, translating into MSKPEKKLFLLDAFALIYRAHFAFSKNPRINSKGMNTSAVFGFVNSLLEILKKEKPTHIGVAFDTSAPTFRHVQFPEYKAHREETPEDIRTATPIIKDILKAFNIPILQMDGFEADDVIGTLAKAAARKGFEVFMMTPDKDYAQLVEEHIYLYKPAYMGNGVDVLGVSEVLAKFEIENVDQVRDILGLEGDAADNIPGIPGVGKKTAIKFLQAYGTIEGLLENTADLKGKMKEKVEEFGQQGILSKELATIKLDVPIAFEEEDLVHCEPNEAKVRELFDELEFRTMLKRIFDTVEAPAPTATTKTVAKKPAAAPSQLGLFGDPQADSEAAIIVVEKKNAKSHKHEYHCVDTPELRKSLVKYLSLQEEYCFDTETTSINPEEAELVGIAFAYVAGEAYYVPFPADQKEAQAIAEEFRSVLENDSIRKVGQNLKYDIQVMKNYGIEVKGKMFDTMLAHYLIDPESRHKMDVLAENYLNYTAIPIEDLIGKGKAQKNMRDIAVTQVVAYAAEDADITLQLKHKLAAEIEEKGLGKLLHEVEEPLSIVLADVEYAGVKIDTDVLGVMSKELNDLSAIAQEKIFELAGQEFNINSPKQMGEVLFDKMQLIEKPKKTKTGQYATGEEILSKLAPEHEIAERILEFREYQKLKSTYVDALPLLISQKDGLIHTDYRQAVAATGRLSSNNPNLQNIPIRTAKGREIRKAFVPRGNDYTIFAADYSQIELRIIAAFAKDESMIQAFKDGQDIHATTASKVFDVPMAEMTTDIRRKAKEVNFGLIYGISAFGLSQNIGISRTEAAEIIDSYFTQFPNIKRYMDDQVNFAKEHEYVETLLGRRRYLRDINSRNATVRGFAERNAVNAPIQGSAADIIKVAMINIHDWMKKEKLKSKMIMQVHDELVFDAHKDELDLLKIKVEELMKNALPIDVPMEVGMGTGTNWLEAH; encoded by the coding sequence ATGAGTAAACCTGAGAAGAAATTATTCCTGCTAGATGCCTTTGCCCTGATCTATCGCGCCCATTTTGCGTTTAGCAAAAACCCAAGAATCAACTCGAAAGGCATGAATACTAGTGCCGTTTTTGGGTTTGTCAATTCTTTATTAGAAATACTCAAAAAAGAAAAGCCAACACATATCGGTGTGGCGTTCGATACCAGTGCGCCTACTTTTAGACATGTTCAATTTCCAGAGTATAAAGCACACAGGGAAGAAACCCCAGAAGACATTCGTACAGCCACTCCGATCATCAAAGACATTTTGAAAGCCTTTAATATCCCTATCCTACAGATGGATGGATTTGAGGCGGATGACGTGATCGGTACCTTGGCAAAAGCAGCAGCACGCAAAGGCTTTGAGGTATTTATGATGACGCCAGACAAGGACTATGCTCAGCTGGTGGAGGAACATATATACCTCTACAAACCCGCTTATATGGGTAATGGTGTAGATGTGTTGGGTGTCTCCGAAGTATTGGCCAAGTTCGAAATCGAAAATGTAGATCAAGTCCGTGATATCTTGGGGCTAGAAGGCGATGCGGCCGATAACATCCCGGGCATACCTGGGGTGGGTAAGAAGACGGCCATCAAGTTTTTGCAAGCCTATGGCACGATAGAAGGTCTGCTTGAAAACACCGCCGACCTGAAAGGCAAGATGAAAGAAAAGGTGGAGGAATTTGGTCAACAGGGCATCTTGTCTAAAGAGCTAGCGACCATCAAATTGGATGTGCCCATTGCATTTGAAGAAGAAGATTTGGTGCATTGCGAACCCAATGAGGCCAAGGTCAGAGAACTATTCGACGAGTTGGAGTTTAGAACCATGCTCAAGCGAATCTTCGACACCGTAGAAGCACCAGCACCTACGGCCACTACCAAGACAGTAGCAAAGAAGCCCGCAGCGGCACCATCTCAGCTCGGTCTTTTTGGCGACCCTCAAGCGGACAGTGAGGCCGCCATCATAGTAGTAGAAAAGAAAAATGCCAAAAGCCACAAGCATGAGTACCATTGTGTAGACACGCCTGAGCTTAGAAAATCACTGGTAAAATACCTTTCTCTCCAAGAGGAATACTGTTTTGATACCGAAACCACGAGCATCAACCCTGAAGAAGCAGAACTAGTCGGAATCGCTTTTGCTTACGTAGCGGGCGAGGCATATTATGTGCCATTCCCAGCGGATCAGAAGGAGGCGCAAGCCATCGCCGAGGAATTTCGATCTGTATTAGAAAACGACAGCATCAGAAAAGTAGGCCAGAACCTGAAGTACGATATTCAGGTCATGAAAAACTACGGGATAGAAGTGAAAGGCAAAATGTTTGACACCATGCTTGCGCATTATTTGATAGACCCAGAGTCGAGGCACAAAATGGATGTACTCGCCGAAAACTATCTGAATTATACGGCTATACCCATAGAAGACCTGATAGGCAAGGGTAAGGCACAAAAGAATATGCGTGATATCGCTGTGACTCAGGTGGTCGCCTATGCTGCTGAGGATGCCGATATCACACTCCAGCTCAAACATAAACTGGCAGCAGAAATTGAAGAAAAAGGACTTGGAAAATTGCTTCATGAAGTAGAGGAACCGCTCAGTATTGTGCTAGCTGATGTAGAGTACGCAGGTGTGAAAATCGATACGGACGTACTCGGCGTGATGTCCAAAGAGCTCAACGACCTGAGTGCAATTGCACAAGAAAAAATATTTGAATTGGCTGGTCAAGAGTTCAACATCAATTCGCCAAAGCAAATGGGCGAAGTGCTGTTTGATAAAATGCAGCTGATAGAAAAGCCTAAGAAGACTAAAACAGGACAATATGCTACGGGTGAAGAAATCCTATCGAAGTTGGCACCTGAACATGAGATCGCCGAGCGCATCTTAGAATTTAGAGAATATCAAAAACTGAAGTCGACCTATGTGGACGCTTTACCCTTGCTGATTAGCCAAAAAGATGGGCTGATTCATACCGACTATCGTCAAGCAGTAGCAGCCACAGGTCGGTTAAGCTCCAACAATCCCAACCTGCAAAACATTCCGATCCGAACGGCTAAGGGGCGAGAGATTCGAAAGGCATTTGTGCCGAGAGGCAATGACTACACGATTTTTGCGGCGGATTATTCGCAAATCGAGTTGCGGATCATTGCGGCTTTCGCCAAAGACGAAAGTATGATACAGGCCTTCAAGGACGGGCAAGACATTCACGCTACCACAGCGTCTAAGGTGTTTGATGTGCCGATGGCAGAGATGACGACAGATATTCGCCGCAAGGCCAAGGAGGTCAACTTTGGGTTGATCTATGGTATTTCGGCTTTCGGGTTGTCGCAAAATATTGGGATTTCTCGGACTGAGGCTGCGGAGATTATCGATTCGTATTTCACGCAGTTCCCGAATATCAAGCGATACATGGATGACCAGGTCAATTTTGCCAAAGAACACGAGTATGTGGAGACGCTCTTGGGGCGTCGCCGCTACCTACGAGACATCAATTCTCGCAATGCGACCGTCCGTGGATTTGCAGAGCGAAATGCCGTGAATGCTCCCATACAGGGTAGTGCGGCGGACATCATCAAAGTAGCGATGATCAACATCCACGATTGGATGAAAAAGGAAAAACTAAAGTCCAAAATGATCATGCAGGTTCATGATGAATTGGTTTTCGATGCGCACAAGGATGAACTGGATTTGCTTAAAATCAAAGTGGAAGAATTGATGAAAAACGCACTGCCTATTGATGTGCCTATGGAAGTAGGTATGGGGACTGGCACCAACTGGCTAGAGGCGCATTGA
- a CDS encoding secondary thiamine-phosphate synthase enzyme YjbQ produces the protein MSFQKEIALIARSRGFHLVTDEILDAIPEIRKISIGVLHIFIKHTSASLTINENADPTVRQDFESHFNEFVPENASYYQHTYEGSDDMPAHIKTSLLGSSVSIPITNGRLNLGTWQGIYLCEHRNYGGARKVVLTILGE, from the coding sequence TTGAGCTTTCAAAAAGAAATAGCGTTGATCGCAAGATCGAGAGGGTTTCATCTGGTGACGGATGAAATCCTCGATGCCATACCTGAAATCAGGAAAATCAGCATAGGTGTTTTACACATATTCATCAAACATACCTCCGCCAGCCTGACAATCAACGAAAATGCTGACCCTACAGTAAGACAAGATTTTGAAAGTCATTTCAATGAATTTGTACCAGAAAATGCCAGCTACTACCAGCATACCTATGAAGGCTCCGACGATATGCCTGCGCATATCAAAACCTCATTATTGGGTAGTTCTGTATCAATTCCTATTACCAATGGTCGACTTAATCTAGGTACTTGGCAAGGGATTTACCTCTGCGAACACCGCAACTATGGCGGCGCAAGAAAAGTAGTCCTTACCATTTTAGGAGAGTAG
- a CDS encoding S9 family peptidase produces the protein MKLNVSALFLLVSFSALAQKELTVKDIYENNVFRQETISSLNWMNDGQYYTALENNKILRYDVTTGSSDSVIIDGEALNLKIDDYSFTTDESRMLLLTDKQSIYRRSFTAEYYVYTFKGKELKKLSPNGRQSYATVSPDNQNVAFVRDNNLFYVKLVNMSEHQVTKDGKKGSIINGSSDWVYEEELYLTKAFFWSPNSEKLAFYQFNESEVKEYNLQYWDNGALYPRDYKYKYPKAGEKNSTVTIKVYNLKDNSTQTVDLGKETDIYIPNIQWTKNPEILAVKRLNRLQNQQDIFHYSTKFKSATNILTDKSKTYIHTTYTGEWIYLDNGTHFLMASERDGYKHYYIHRMDGQLEYKATSGAYNAEKLIGIDQSTKTPVLYYTSTEGSALERHVYQVDFKGKGKVRLSTKSGINKADMSKDFKYYISFNHSAASPLEVSLMMTKGNKLVKVLKDNAALKEKVVAYGLTEKILFQLDAADKKLLNAYMIQPAQMDSTKKYPVLIYQYSGPGSQDVKNEWQGRHYMWHQLLAQKGYIVVAIDCRGTGGRSEAFKKMTYMKMGKLEAEDQVAAAKYLGTLPFVDKDRIGIWGWSYGGYVSSLSLMSGPEVFKAGIAVAPFLWKYYDTIYSERYLRSPQENPTGYDEYSIIKNAGKLRSDFLLIHGTGDDNVHFQSAVTLQNELINQGKQFDSFYYPDKAHSLSGTKTRVHLFTMMTDFLLENL, from the coding sequence ATGAAATTAAACGTAAGTGCCCTATTTCTCCTCGTTTCCTTTTCGGCACTCGCCCAAAAAGAGCTAACTGTAAAAGACATTTATGAAAACAATGTGTTCAGACAAGAGACTATATCTAGCCTCAATTGGATGAATGATGGACAATACTACACTGCACTGGAAAACAATAAAATTCTGAGATATGATGTGACCACTGGATCGTCAGATTCTGTGATTATCGACGGCGAAGCGCTCAATCTCAAAATTGATGATTACTCATTCACCACAGATGAATCTAGAATGCTGTTGCTTACCGACAAGCAGTCGATCTATCGCAGGTCGTTTACAGCAGAGTATTATGTCTACACTTTCAAGGGCAAAGAACTAAAAAAGCTTTCGCCAAATGGCAGGCAATCCTACGCCACCGTATCTCCAGACAACCAAAACGTAGCTTTCGTGCGCGACAACAATTTGTTTTATGTCAAACTCGTGAATATGAGTGAGCATCAGGTGACCAAAGATGGCAAAAAAGGCAGTATCATCAATGGCTCTAGCGACTGGGTATACGAAGAAGAATTATACCTAACAAAGGCTTTTTTCTGGTCGCCTAATTCCGAAAAACTTGCCTTTTACCAATTCAACGAAAGTGAAGTCAAAGAATATAATCTGCAATATTGGGACAATGGCGCACTCTACCCCAGAGACTATAAATACAAGTACCCAAAAGCAGGAGAAAAAAACTCAACCGTGACCATCAAGGTGTACAACCTGAAAGACAACAGTACACAAACCGTGGATCTAGGCAAAGAAACTGATATCTACATCCCCAATATACAATGGACCAAAAACCCAGAGATACTAGCCGTCAAACGCCTCAATAGGCTACAAAATCAACAAGACATTTTTCACTACAGTACCAAGTTTAAATCAGCCACCAACATCCTGACGGACAAGTCCAAAACCTACATCCATACCACCTATACTGGTGAGTGGATATATTTAGACAATGGCACACACTTTCTAATGGCTTCGGAGCGCGACGGATACAAGCACTATTATATCCACCGCATGGATGGACAACTAGAATACAAAGCCACTTCTGGTGCTTACAATGCCGAAAAGCTGATCGGCATAGATCAAAGTACTAAAACACCTGTGCTCTACTACACCTCTACTGAAGGTTCCGCTCTCGAGCGACATGTATATCAGGTAGATTTCAAAGGGAAAGGCAAAGTACGACTCAGTACTAAATCAGGCATCAACAAGGCCGATATGAGCAAAGATTTCAAATATTATATCAGTTTCAATCACTCGGCTGCTAGCCCTCTGGAGGTCTCGCTGATGATGACCAAAGGCAACAAACTGGTGAAAGTACTAAAAGACAATGCCGCCTTAAAAGAAAAAGTCGTAGCCTATGGCCTCACCGAGAAAATACTATTTCAACTAGATGCAGCGGACAAAAAGCTACTCAATGCCTACATGATACAGCCTGCCCAAATGGACAGCACCAAGAAATATCCAGTACTGATCTATCAATACAGTGGGCCAGGTTCTCAAGATGTGAAAAATGAATGGCAAGGGCGACACTATATGTGGCACCAACTCCTCGCCCAAAAAGGATATATCGTAGTAGCGATAGACTGTAGGGGTACAGGAGGTAGAAGTGAGGCCTTCAAAAAAATGACCTATATGAAAATGGGTAAGTTGGAAGCAGAAGATCAAGTCGCTGCCGCTAAATACTTAGGTACACTGCCTTTCGTAGACAAAGACAGAATAGGTATCTGGGGGTGGAGCTATGGTGGATATGTTTCTTCGCTATCGCTCATGAGTGGGCCAGAGGTTTTCAAGGCAGGCATCGCCGTTGCGCCATTTTTGTGGAAATACTACGACACCATTTATTCCGAAAGATACTTGCGAAGCCCACAAGAAAACCCAACAGGATACGATGAATACTCCATCATAAAAAATGCAGGTAAACTCAGGTCAGATTTTTTGCTGATACACGGTACGGGCGACGACAATGTCCACTTTCAAAGTGCGGTCACTTTACAAAATGAATTGATCAATCAAGGCAAACAATTCGACTCCTTCTACTACCCAGACAAGGCACATAGTCTGTCTGGAACCAAAACAAGAGTCCACCTTTTTACCATGATGACGGATTTCTTGTTAGAAAATTTATAA
- the hpt gene encoding hypoxanthine phosphoribosyltransferase: MIQIRDQRFEKFLSNEEIQTCIKELAQKIDQDYKNKALVILGILNGSFLFVADLVKYLTIDPEISFLKFASYEGTSSSGQVHDLIGINENLADKHLLIVEDIVDSGTTLAHIMAILQDKKAASIETATLFFKPEAYQQTIPLRYIGKEIPNLFVVGYGMDYLGKGRSLTELYQLKKPD; the protein is encoded by the coding sequence ATGATACAAATAAGAGACCAACGCTTTGAGAAATTTTTGTCTAACGAAGAAATCCAAACTTGCATAAAAGAACTGGCGCAGAAAATAGACCAAGATTACAAAAACAAAGCATTGGTGATCTTGGGAATTTTGAATGGTTCGTTCCTATTTGTAGCCGACTTGGTCAAATACCTAACCATAGATCCCGAAATCAGCTTCCTCAAATTTGCCTCTTATGAAGGCACCTCCTCCTCTGGGCAAGTACATGACCTCATCGGCATCAATGAAAATCTAGCGGACAAGCATCTACTAATAGTGGAAGATATCGTCGATAGCGGCACCACACTGGCGCACATCATGGCTATTCTGCAAGACAAAAAAGCGGCTTCGATTGAAACAGCCACACTGTTTTTCAAACCAGAAGCCTATCAGCAAACGATCCCCCTTCGCTATATAGGCAAGGAGATTCCCAATCTATTCGTAGTAGGCTATGGGATGGACTACTTGGGCAAAGGTCGATCGCTGACGGAACTCTATCAATTGAAAAAACCTGATTGA
- a CDS encoding adenylate kinase codes for MLNIVLFGPPGAGKGTQSEKIIEQYKLVHLSTGDLFRKHLGEGTELGKLAQKYMDEGNLVPDKVVIDMVKDKIATTIDPQGFIFDGFPRTVAQAVALEDMLNEFDTSISGMIALEVPDEELKTRLLERGKTSGRTDDQDESKINNRIQVYKNETLPVAEFYEKQGKYNKIQGVGAIEEIYLAIRRVMDGL; via the coding sequence ATGCTAAACATCGTATTATTCGGCCCTCCCGGTGCAGGAAAAGGCACGCAGAGTGAAAAAATAATAGAGCAATACAAACTGGTACATCTCTCTACAGGAGACCTGTTTCGCAAGCATTTGGGCGAAGGAACTGAACTTGGAAAACTGGCTCAGAAATACATGGACGAAGGCAATTTGGTGCCAGACAAAGTGGTGATCGATATGGTCAAAGACAAAATCGCTACCACAATAGATCCACAAGGGTTTATCTTCGATGGATTCCCTCGTACGGTTGCACAAGCAGTAGCCTTAGAGGATATGCTCAACGAATTTGACACTTCTATCAGCGGAATGATCGCTTTGGAAGTACCAGACGAAGAACTAAAAACACGATTGCTCGAAAGAGGTAAAACTTCTGGTCGAACTGATGATCAGGACGAAAGCAAAATCAACAACAGAATTCAGGTATATAAAAACGAAACGTTACCAGTAGCTGAGTTTTACGAAAAGCAGGGCAAATACAACAAAATACAAGGAGTAGGCGCTATCGAAGAAATCTACTTGGCCATTCGCCGAGTGATGGACGGGCTGTAA